CGAAATCGATCCCTTCCCGGAAATTCATCAGCAGGCAAAAATTACGGTTACCGATTTGCTGGGCAATGGTGTTGCCTGTATCGTCTGGTCAAGTCCGTTATCCAAGGATGCCGGAGCTCCATTAAAATACATCGACCTGATGAACAGCAAGAAACCTCATATTATGACTGCTTACAAAAACAATCTCGGCAAAGAAGTTACGCTGGAATATACCCCCTCCACCAGGTTTTACATTGAAGACAAACTTACAGGCAGGCCATGGATTACCAAACTGCATTACCCGGTCCATTGCCTTTCCAAAACCGAAACAAGAGATAGAATTTCCGGCTATCGGTTCGTTAGCTCATACCAATACCATCATGGCTATTACGACCATGCCGAAAGAGAATTCAGGGGTTTTGGCATGGTGGAACAAACAGATGCCGAAGCTTTTGAACATTGGGCAAAAGGGGATGCAAGCAATATCGTGGACAAAACCCTGCATCAGGACCCGATAGTCACCAAAAGCTGGTTTCATACCGGCGCCTTTTTAAGCAAGGAAACTATTCTCAATCAGTTTGCCCGTGAATATTGGGATGAAGAAATGGCAAAACAGGGCTTTGCTGTTGTAAACCATGAAAAGCCTTTGCCTGATGCCCGGGTCATTGCCGCGCCGGGATTAGATCCATCCATCATTGACCATCTCAGCGCCCAGGAATGGCGAGAAGCTTTACGCGCCTGCAAAGGCATGAGCCTGCGTTCGGAAACCTTTGCCCATGATGCTCCGGCAGCGGGAGCCACCCCTGAGCAAATTAAAAAACAGCTCACTCCTTTCTCCGCAGCAACCCGTAATTGTGTGATCGAGCTGCTGCAGCCAAAAGGGCAAAACCAGTACGCCGTATTTGTTGTCAAAGAGAGGGAGGCCATTGCCTACGGCTACGAGCGGAACACGGAGGACCCGCGCATTGCCCATACCCTCAATATCAAACTGGATGAATACGGGAATGTGTTGGAATCGGCCTCGGTGGTCTATCCGAGGATACAAGCGAACCCTTCCCTGCCCATAGAAACACAACAAGTACAGAACAAAACCCTGATTACCTATACGCAAAAGGGCTATACCAATGACATTGATACTGACAATGCCTACCGACTGAGACTTCCGGCCGAAGTGAAAACTTACGAATTAGAGGGTGTTGCCAAAAGCAGCCCATTCTATGCCCTGAATGATTTTGAGAATATCCTTACGGCTGCCGTTGAAGTGGAATATCATCAGGTTGATCAGAATCCTGCACCCGGGACTTCACAAAAGAGACTAATTGAGGACATACGCACCATTTATCGCAGTGACAATCTAAAGGATGCTTTGCCGTTACATCAGTTGGCATCATTGGGGTTGCCTTTTGAAAGCTATCAATTAGCTTACACGCCGGCCCTTGGCGATAATATTTTTGGCGCCAGGATTAATGAAGACCTGATGCTGGAGGGCAAATTCACTCAGCGGGAGGGGGATGACAGCTGGTGGATCCGCTCGGGAACCACCCAATTTGTCGATACAGGGGAAGCTGTTGCCGATGCTCAAAACCGTTTTTATCTTCCCGTTTCCTATACCGATCCCTATGGCGCCAGGACAAAGGTGAAATATGACGGCAATTATCGCCTCTTCATTGAAGAAACGGAAGACGCATTAGGCAATAAAACAACAGTCGAGCTTTATAATTTCAGGACACTTTCGCCGCAACGAATGAAGGACCCGAATAACAATATTTCCGAAGCCGTCAAAGATGAATTAGGACTGGTAAAGGCCATGGCGGTATTTGGCAAAGGCAATGAAGCCGACGATCTGATTGGCTTGAATGAGTTTTCTTCCCTGTCTGAAAATACACTGGTCAATGATTTCTTCCAGGCGCCGGTTGCCGATCTATTGGTTATCCATGGGAAAGATTTATTGCAGCATGCCACGGCAAGATTCGTCTATGACTTTGACGTTTATAAAAATTCAGGCAAGCCTGTGGCTGTCGCCTCCATTGTAAGGGAAGAGCATTTTAAGAAAAGCAATGATTCGCCGGTTCAGATCAGTTTTGAATACTCCAACGGCCTGGGGCGCGTGGTGATGAAAAAAACGCAGGCCGAACCGGGACCAGCCAGGCAAGTGACGGTCAATCCCGACGATTCCTACATAGTCGCCGACATCGATACCGCCACGCTTAACCCCAGGCAACTGCGCTGGATTGGCAACGGCAGAACCGTGCTCAACAATAAAGGCAATGCCGTAAAACAATACGAGCCCTACTTTTCGGTAACGCACAACTACGAAGATCTGAAGGAATTGGTGGAAACCGGAGTTACGCCCATCATGTATTACGATGCACCGGGGCGGCTCATCAAAACCGAAATGGCTGACGGCACTTTGTCCCGTACGGAATTTGATTCCTGGAAACAAGTCATTTACGACCAAAACGATACGATTCTGGAATCTTCCTGGTATTATAACCGCACCAACCGGCTGATAGATGCCGAACTCATTGCGGCCGGCAAAGACCCGGAGCGGGAAAAAACGGCTGCCGATAAAGCTACCAAACATGCCGGCACCCCCAATGTCCAGCACTTTGATACATTGGGCAGACCTGTTTTGTCGGTCGACCATAATAAGCATTTGCAAGCCGGTGAGGATGAATTTTACCTGACCAGAGCCGAACTCGATATCGAAGGCAATCTGCGCAAAGTTACCGACGCCCGCGGCAATGTGGTGATGCAATATAAATACGATATGCTGGGCAGCAAGGTCTATCAGCGCAGCATGGATGCCGGCCAGCGGTGGCTGCTGATGAATATTCTGGGCAACCCGCTGCGCACCTGGGATGAGCGCGGCTACGAATTCCAATATTTTTATGATACCCTGCACCGGCCTACCCTTAGTAAAGTCATAGGCGGGGATGGCGATAACCCTCTTAACCATATTTTTGGTAGGATATTTTACGGCGAAGCGGAGGCCAGCCCCGAACTGAAAAACCTCAGGGGACAGGTAATCAAGCATTACGATACCGGCGGAATTTTGATAACACCTGAATATGACTTAAAAGGACAGCCAAAATCTACTACCCGTAAGCTGTTTAAAAATTATAAAGGTATTGCCAACTGGACAGACACCAATATAGTCGCAGACCTTGAGTCCGAAAGCTTCACCTTTATTACGGAAACAGACGCCCTGGGAAGAGTGGTTAAACAAACCGCGCCTGACGGCAGTATTATCACGCCTTCTTACAACGAAGCCGGTTTGCTTAACAGTGAAAGCGTTGCCTATGTCGATCCCGCCGTTGCCACTACCCATATAAAAGACATAGATTACAATGAAAAAGGCCAGCGCAATAAAATCATCTATGGCAATGACGTAATCACTCAGTTTTATTATGACAAGGAAACCTTCCGGCTAAAGCGTTTGGAAACCAAACGGCAAAACAACGATCCGCTTCAGGACTGGCATTACACCTATGATCCGGTGGGCAATATCACCCATATTGAGGATAAAAACATACCGGTAGCATTTTTTGATAACCAAAAAATTACCGGGGTTTCCACCTATACCTATGATGCCCTTTACCGTCTGGCTGAAGCCACAGGCAGGGAGGGCAACCTGCCGTTTTCCTTTGACAGCAAAGACAATTGGAACGACATAGCCTTCATGCAACAATTGAATCCCGGCGATCCGGTGGCGATGCGAAATTATACCCAAAGCTACATCTATGACGCGGTCGGCAATATCCTGCAAATGCGGCATCAGGCAGCGGGGAACAACTGGACGAGGGATTATAACTATCAGGCCGCGAATAATCGCCTGATCAGCACGCAAATTGGGGCAAATACTTACAGCTACCCGCATCATCAGCGCCATGGCTTTATGACGGCCATGCCCCATTTGGAAGACATGGGATGGAACTTTAAAGAGGAACTGGTGCGAACAAGCCGTCAGAAGCGCACGGATGGCGGCACACCCGAAACAACCTATTATCAATATGACGGGCAAGGGCAACGGATAAGAAAAATAACCGAAAATCAGGCCGATGCAGGTGCTGCCATACCAGGCAAAAAAGAC
This window of the Methylomusa anaerophila genome carries:
- a CDS encoding SpvB/TcaC N-terminal domain-containing protein, encoding MIKETENSKISSRFLKTDGGKTKSNAIEIPSISLPKGGGAIKGIDEKFSVNAVNGTTSFSIALPFSPTRGASPALNLTYNSGAGNGIFGLGWTLSLPSIKRKTDKELPQYLDEADSDTFLFSEAEDLVPEFAKAADGSFRTDGSGKYIVKEKDSPDGLFTIRFYRPRIEGLFARIERWSGKTSREIKWRVITKENVTTLFGWSAAARIFDPKDANKVFAWLPEFVFDDKGNCAHYIYKKENDKGLNTSLLHNRNRTENGIITYTNLYLEKVFYGNKTPYTPYKNLNYAYPDENDYLFQTVFDYGEYDTNAPYTKIKDWDFRTDAFSEYNAGFEIRTTRLCKRVLLFHYFAELPGGSALVKSLNFGYSTAGEADFTFLSSITAYGYIKKPDGTYTDKKLPPVEFEYQKHDWNKAIQFISPEALIHAPAGLAEPLYQFTDLFSEGLAGILTEQGEGWFYKSNLGDGKFEQAKLVSPKPTFTGLGSRLQLMDLDADGSKQLVNMNSEPKGYFELSDKEEWQAFRPFENLPNINSADANTRMIDLNGDGKPEILITEDYVFTWYESAGRKGFISSHKTGKPFDEEAGPYVAFTDPQQTIFLADMSGDGLTDIVRIRNGEVCYWPNLGYGRFGAKVGMDHAPVFDHPDAFNPSYLRLADIDGSGVTDIIYLGKNKFTCWMNLSGNAFSAVPFEIDPFPEIHQQAKITVTDLLGNGVACIVWSSPLSKDAGAPLKYIDLMNSKKPHIMTAYKNNLGKEVTLEYTPSTRFYIEDKLTGRPWITKLHYPVHCLSKTETRDRISGYRFVSSYQYHHGYYDHAEREFRGFGMVEQTDAEAFEHWAKGDASNIVDKTLHQDPIVTKSWFHTGAFLSKETILNQFAREYWDEEMAKQGFAVVNHEKPLPDARVIAAPGLDPSIIDHLSAQEWREALRACKGMSLRSETFAHDAPAAGATPEQIKKQLTPFSAATRNCVIELLQPKGQNQYAVFVVKEREAIAYGYERNTEDPRIAHTLNIKLDEYGNVLESASVVYPRIQANPSLPIETQQVQNKTLITYTQKGYTNDIDTDNAYRLRLPAEVKTYELEGVAKSSPFYALNDFENILTAAVEVEYHQVDQNPAPGTSQKRLIEDIRTIYRSDNLKDALPLHQLASLGLPFESYQLAYTPALGDNIFGARINEDLMLEGKFTQREGDDSWWIRSGTTQFVDTGEAVADAQNRFYLPVSYTDPYGARTKVKYDGNYRLFIEETEDALGNKTTVELYNFRTLSPQRMKDPNNNISEAVKDELGLVKAMAVFGKGNEADDLIGLNEFSSLSENTLVNDFFQAPVADLLVIHGKDLLQHATARFVYDFDVYKNSGKPVAVASIVREEHFKKSNDSPVQISFEYSNGLGRVVMKKTQAEPGPARQVTVNPDDSYIVADIDTATLNPRQLRWIGNGRTVLNNKGNAVKQYEPYFSVTHNYEDLKELVETGVTPIMYYDAPGRLIKTEMADGTLSRTEFDSWKQVIYDQNDTILESSWYYNRTNRLIDAELIAAGKDPEREKTAADKATKHAGTPNVQHFDTLGRPVLSVDHNKHLQAGEDEFYLTRAELDIEGNLRKVTDARGNVVMQYKYDMLGSKVYQRSMDAGQRWLLMNILGNPLRTWDERGYEFQYFYDTLHRPTLSKVIGGDGDNPLNHIFGRIFYGEAEASPELKNLRGQVIKHYDTGGILITPEYDLKGQPKSTTRKLFKNYKGIANWTDTNIVADLESESFTFITETDALGRVVKQTAPDGSIITPSYNEAGLLNSESVAYVDPAVATTHIKDIDYNEKGQRNKIIYGNDVITQFYYDKETFRLKRLETKRQNNDPLQDWHYTYDPVGNITHIEDKNIPVAFFDNQKITGVSTYTYDALYRLAEATGREGNLPFSFDSKDNWNDIAFMQQLNPGDPVAMRNYTQSYIYDAVGNILQMRHQAAGNNWTRDYNYQAANNRLISTQIGANTYSYPHHQRHGFMTAMPHLEDMGWNFKEELVRTSRQKRTDGGTPETTYYQYDGQGQRIRKITENQADAGAAIPGKKDERIYIAGYELYKQYSGADAGLERTSLSLMDRQHRFVMIDTETKPKVVMGVPMGRTDPAQTVRYQLHNHLGSAALELDDTARVIGYEEYHPYGTTAYQAKNAAIKCAAKRYRYTDLERDEESGLEYHSARYYLSWLGRWLSADPAGIEGGTNFYTYCQNNCIRKCDKNGNQGMDVNEIGMAMMWDRMGQELSAMWTGLFGGRAYISPRTNTVDISAPSGGVGGVTGGIVRAATLRIVPIEDDPTLSSLYGLEMGAGFVPVLDPGTRLVTGTTVTGQDTSRGWAAFELGVDVLPFGLELHAMAAESRVLSAESRVLSTESRVLSTEARTVSLEANAPHIGSSGNPTRRPTITNPTCRGDLCVADVGAHEANMNLNPGQPPVINTEFVEAAGRPVSRIEAPITDTGEATGVLNKGFEALHQSGRTSRPIRASVPIEPVPQPGNYMAIVDDPMGAHAIHATVTDEVIGRRFISQGRLVTEAEALEIVENGGTYTTQNIYRIEYYDPQNGVCFQPTSRPRSFVRLQ